TCTCACACTCGAATTACAATTGGTTTAtgagaactctaaataataataaagcttTTAGATGTAtatggaacttaggaacttgaaTTTTTCTAGGACACAAACCGTTTTGAAAAACTCTTTTAAAGCGTTTTTAGAAGTAAGAAAACTTTTGGAATGTTTGTGTAATTTTAACAGAAAATACACGACCCTTTTATAGAAATGAATcattagggttagttcccttcaaatctCAACTGCCAACTATCCTATACTCCTCGGTCTCCACGATCCTTGACTTGTGGAacaagggaagaccacttccccaGTAACTCCTCACAAGTTGGGCGTGGGCTTGAACTAGTTCAACGCTCAAAAGCTTGGTAGAAAACAGTTTGTCATTAAATCATAttttaggagaagttttagggatagtaaaactgtttttatttatttgataaaatcagattttatttggtaaaataaaaacaataattatttaTATGAATTTACTCCTTAAAACTTGCTgccatatactccctccgtcccggaatacacgcaccggtttgactttttgcactattcaaataatccactttgaccctattttatttctagtatatgaaaaaaaaaagttagcatataatatattgttggcttcatcttaacatatattttcaaaatattaatatttcataagtttttatagtatgtagttaaagatattggtggtcaaagttgtgcattggcaagcgtgtcgacTCGAACCGGTGCGGGTattctgggacagagggagtatttgataaaatcgttttaataaaattaatatcCTTAAGttccataatatatatatattttggctAACATTATTATTTTACACAAAACCTAAGAGTATTCAACTACCTAGTTTCGTGTCTTCTTTTCACTGGAGTTGCGACTCACAAGCTGCAGTAGTTCCTACTCTGAAAGAGGTGAGTTCCTCACAAAGAAGATAGGAACTCAGTACATGGGAACTTCACCATTCTAGGAAATCTTGTGAGTGTAGTTGTTTCTCTGATTTGTATCAGCTTTGTTGCTCCAGCTTTGCTTAATCCACCTCAGGAATTTTAGCAGCTATCCCTAGTTCCTCTCTGGAACTTGAGCACTTTACTGTAGGCAGCTAAGATGAGCAGAAGCACCAAGACTAAAGATATTGCTTATAGTATTCTTTTCATAGAAACTGTGTATGAAATTTGGATTCAAAGGAATGCCAAACTGTATAATAAGCTTGATCCTAACAGAGTGGTTGTAAATAGGATTTTTGTTCAAAGCAGCTTGTAGACAATAATGGTGAGGTGTGATGGCTGTAATGTTTAGGGGTTCTCCTAAACAGTTAGCTTGTTGTCTTGGTGTTAGGTTGCAACTTTATCTTTGGTTAATAATATCTTTATTGGCTAAAAAAAGGCTTCATGGCCTGACCATATCAGATCTTGTTTATGGGTTATACATGAAAGCTTCAAAGCCTGAGTGGTACAGACGCGGTACGTGATGTTGAGATGGTTATCATTCCAAAGACGAGATATGGATGGGTTGAAAACTAGGATGCTTTGTTGCTGCATTTCCCTCTTCCCTTTTTATCCCTTTTACAGACGTGATTTTAACTTGCTAATATTGGCTGATATGGAGAATCTCCTGACATTGTAATTGATGTTGCTGATCCTCATCGAAACAGATTGCATCTGTATAATGAGTCTTGGCAGTAATCACCAACGTCAATTTTAGATCTTTGCTGTAATAGATCGAGTAATGTTTAGAATTTTAGATCTTTGTTGTAATAGATCGAGTAATGTTTAGAATTTTAGATCTTCACTAACAATGCTTTctcaaatattattaattaattttctcAAAACATCACCCCAGATTCACACACACTACATTATCTCATTTTTAAATACTTTATTTTTTGTTACAATTGGAAACATTATCACTCATTAAACTTTGGATCATATTTGTATTAGTTACGTTCAAGCATAAACTTGAGGGTTAGCAATGAGATGGTCTTCAACAGCCTTGAATATCTTCTGAATTCCTTCTTTGGCCTTTACAAGGTCATCATCCTTCATCACATTATCACCCTTCAAGTGATAGTGTGCCACCATCTTGCACCTTGTTCCGGCCTCTGATGGCTCGTACTTATCCTCATACACAACGTACTCTACTGTTTCAGGAAACACATCTCCTTCAATGCAAGTGTACTTTAGGTACAAGTTACTGGCATCGATCTCGTCCACTCTGTTTTTCACATATTTGAATGGAGCCTCTGCACATATAATTCATTCAAATTATATACTtatattatacggagtatgttcCTTAAATATAGAATTAGAGTATATATAAACATACACTACGGATGTGTTCTCTTCGACTGATATGACTAAGTTATTTGAATTGAACTTATAAGACCGTACGTATGATCTTATTTGACTTGTAGGATTGTAGTATGACCTTATCCGAGGATTTAGGACTTTATAAGACCTTAAGGAAGTTAAGTAGTTTGTATATGATAAAGAATTTTGTTAGCTAGAGTATTAATATATACTAGACGTACTACTAGTTACATAAGTACGTAGTAGGTAGATGATATACATAATGTAATGTTAAGTTGTGAAAAAATATCTGACCGTCGGGGAGATTGATCTGCTTGACACAACCAACGGTGGTGGAGTCACCTTCAACAAACTCAACAGATTTAACCAAATGAGGCACAACCTTAGGCATCAAGTTGTGGTTGTCAATGGCTAAAGCTTGGAACAACCGCGGCGCAGCAACCGGGCTGGTGATGTCAGCCAATGTGTATGTGAATACACCCATTATTAAGATTGTGTTTTATTTGAAGGGAGTAAAAAGAAGGGATATGAGGAAGACTAGCTAGCTTATTAAGTTAGCAAAGGAAGATGAAATGAGAAGTGGATATGAAAAGAATGTGATTGGTCTGGTAT
This Spinacia oleracea cultivar Varoflay chromosome 6, BTI_SOV_V1, whole genome shotgun sequence DNA region includes the following protein-coding sequences:
- the LOC110778503 gene encoding pathogenesis-related protein STH-21-like; the encoded protein is MGVFTYTLADITSPVAAPRLFQALAIDNHNLMPKVVPHLVKSVEFVEGDSTTVGCVKQINLPDEAPFKYVKNRVDEIDASNLYLKYTCIEGDVFPETVEYVVYEDKYEPSEAGTRCKMVAHYHLKGDNVMKDDDLVKAKEGIQKIFKAVEDHLIANPQVYA